The sequence below is a genomic window from Thioclava nitratireducens.
GCGGGATTTGGCAAATTCGTTTCCTTCATGTTCTTGATGAAGGGGCTGCGATCTCGGCTCGATATGCAAAAGGCCGGACGCGCAGGGCATCCGGCCTTTCAATCCGTGTCATGGGCGATGGCTCACTCGGCCTCGTCGACCACCTGACGACGCGCCTCGGCCATGCATTCGGCCATCTTCGCGCGGATCGTTTGTTCATCGGCTTTGTCGCCTAGATCGCCCGAGAGCTTGCGATACACGTCTTCGTGGCCCGCTTCCTCGAAATCGGAGGTCACGACCTCGCGGACATAGGCATCGGCCTCGGGGCCGGTCTTGCCCAGAAGGCCCGCGGCCCATTGGCCCAGCATCTTGTTGCAGCGCGCATCGGCCTTGAACTGCAGTTCGGCATCATGCGCGAACTTGTTCTCATAAGCGTTTTCGCGATCGTCGAAGGTGGTCATGGCCCTCGTCCCTCCCGGTAAAGTCTCCGTTACCATCGATATGCACATGCACAGGGCGCGCCGCAAGAGGAAAGGGCCGCGATTTGGCCGGTTTGACGGGGCTGTGCATCCGCGTGAACGGCTGTGCGCTTTACCTTGCGAGACTCGCGGGCTTGTCCTATAGGGCGGGCGACACCCTTTCGCGGACGGCGCGCAGGGGCGGCGCGGTATTCCGTTCGGGATGTGGCGCAGGCTCCCACGACGTCCGCGCCAAGCGAGAACGGAGACGCGATGGCACCCCGGCGCAAGAAGATCTACGAAGGCAAGGCGAAGGTTCTGTATGAAGGCCCCGAGCCCGGAACGCTGGTCCAGTATTTCAAGGACGACGCGACCGCCTTCAACGCGCAGAAGCGCGATGTGATCGAGGGCAAGGGCGTGCTCAACAACCGCCTGTCCGAATACTTCATGACCGGCCTGACCAATATCGGCGTGCCGAACCACTTCATCAAACGTCTCAACATGCGCGAGCAACTGATCCGCCAGGTGGAGATCGTGCCGCTCGAGGTGATCGTGCGCAACTTTGCCGCCGGTTCGATCGCGAAGCGTCTGGGGCTGGAAGAGGGCACGCCGCTGCCGCGCCCGATCGTCGAATACAGCTACAAGAACGACGAGCTGGGCGATCCGCTCGTGCCCGAGGAATACATCATCGCATTTGGCTGGGCGAGCCAGCAGGATCTTGACGACATCGTGGCGCTGGCGCTGCGCGTGAACGACTTCCTGACCGGCGTGTTCTATGGCGTCGGCATCAAGCTGGTCGATTTCAAGATCGAGATTGGCCGGGTCTGGGACGGCGATTTCATGCGTCTGATCGTGGCCGACGAGATCAGCCCCGACAGCTGCCGCCTGTGGGACGTCAAGACGGGCCAGAAGCTCGACAAGGACGTGTTCCGCCGCGATCTGGGCAACCTGACCGATGCCTACACCGAAGTCGCCAAGCGCCTTGGCGTGCTACCGACGAATACCCAGCCGATCAAACCGACGCTGATCAACTGAAAGGACCGCTCGTGATGAAAGCCCGCGTTCATGTGATGCTGAAGGATGGGGTGCTCGACCCGCAGGGCGAGGCCGTGCGCCACGCATTGGGCCATATGGGCTTCGACGGCGTCGCAGGCGTGCGCCAGGGGAAGGTGATCGAGCTGGACCTGACCGCGACCGACGCCGCCTCCGCCGAGGCCGAGGTGAAGGAAATGTGCGAGAAGCTCCTCGCCAACACCGTGATCGAGAAATACACCATCGAGATCGCCTGATCCGGGCAGGGCAGGGGGCGCTGCCCCCCTTGGCCTGCCGGCCAATTCCCCCCGGGATATTTGTACCAAGCCGAAGGCCGCACAGGCCTTACCCGACAGGTTCGACCCTCAAGGCCAGGAGTTTGCACCCATGAAAGCCGCCGTCATCACCTTCCCCGGTTCGAATTGCGACCGCGACCTGAGCATGGCCTTCGCGGCAGCCGGGGCGGATGTCGTCAAGGTCTGGCACAAGGAAACCGCATTGCCCGAAGGCATCGACATCATCGGTGTGCCGGGCGGGTTCTCCTATGGTGACTACCTGCGCTGCGGCGCCATCGCCTCGCGCTCGCCCATCGGGCAGGCCGTGGCGGATTTCGCGGGCAAGGGCGGCTATGTCATGGGGATCTGCAACGGCTTCCAGGTGCTGACCGAGATGCGGCTTCTGCCGGGCGCGCTGATGCGCAATGCGGGGCTGAAATTCGTATCGAAACCGCTGGCGCTGCGCGTGGCGACGACCGACAGCGCCTATACCTCGGGCTATGAGCTTGGGCAGGAGATCATGATCCCGGTCGCACACCATGACGGCAACTATCAGATCGACCCCGAGGGCCTCGCGCGTATCGAGGGCGAGGACCGCGTGGCGTTCCGCTATGTCGAGAACCCCAACGGGTCTGTCGACGATATCGCGGGCGTGCTAAGCGAGAACCGC
It includes:
- a CDS encoding DUF1476 domain-containing protein — encoded protein: MTTFDDRENAYENKFAHDAELQFKADARCNKMLGQWAAGLLGKTGPEADAYVREVVTSDFEEAGHEDVYRKLSGDLGDKADEQTIRAKMAECMAEARRQVVDEAE
- the purC gene encoding phosphoribosylaminoimidazolesuccinocarboxamide synthase, which gives rise to MAPRRKKIYEGKAKVLYEGPEPGTLVQYFKDDATAFNAQKRDVIEGKGVLNNRLSEYFMTGLTNIGVPNHFIKRLNMREQLIRQVEIVPLEVIVRNFAAGSIAKRLGLEEGTPLPRPIVEYSYKNDELGDPLVPEEYIIAFGWASQQDLDDIVALALRVNDFLTGVFYGVGIKLVDFKIEIGRVWDGDFMRLIVADEISPDSCRLWDVKTGQKLDKDVFRRDLGNLTDAYTEVAKRLGVLPTNTQPIKPTLIN
- the purS gene encoding phosphoribosylformylglycinamidine synthase subunit PurS — encoded protein: MKARVHVMLKDGVLDPQGEAVRHALGHMGFDGVAGVRQGKVIELDLTATDAASAEAEVKEMCEKLLANTVIEKYTIEIA
- the purQ gene encoding phosphoribosylformylglycinamidine synthase subunit PurQ, with the translated sequence MKAAVITFPGSNCDRDLSMAFAAAGADVVKVWHKETALPEGIDIIGVPGGFSYGDYLRCGAIASRSPIGQAVADFAGKGGYVMGICNGFQVLTEMRLLPGALMRNAGLKFVSKPLALRVATTDSAYTSGYELGQEIMIPVAHHDGNYQIDPEGLARIEGEDRVAFRYVENPNGSVDDIAGVLSENRRVLGMMPHPERAIEAAQGGADGAALFRALSGMLATA